In Aquimarina spinulae, a single window of DNA contains:
- the nagB gene encoding glucosamine-6-phosphate deaminase gives MITKVELKRVKDISYKEAGIYENTKFEKIHNVIFKNSDYASIVIAQEIAALIKEKQAKENYCVLGLATGSSPIKVYEELVRLHKEDNLSFANVIVFNLDEYYPMERTDVQSYHYFMHEHLFNHIDILPENIHIPDGMVSQKDLHQYCIDYELKINAVGGLDFQLLGIGRTGHIGFNEPGSHPNSGTRIITLNHITRSDAAEAFFGVENVPKRAITMGIGTIKKAKRIVIMAFGHKKAPVVKEAIEGAVKSDIPASYLQEHKNTTFVLDQEAAGELTRIKTPWLVESCIWDEKIKNKSIAWLSQKVQKPILKLTDKDYNDNGMSGLLAEKGSAYDLNIDMFNKLQSTITGWPGGKPNADDTYRPERNTPHKKRVLILSPHPDDDVISMGGTFLRLIEQKHEVHVAYQTSGNIAVSDEEAIKYAEVAKSMSLENVGSVNIDAIITELKKKKENAIDAIAIRTLKGLIRRVESLGATRFFGLPDTHVSFLDLPFYETGTVKKKPYDKKDITILTKLIRDIKPHQIYAAGDLADPHGTHKVCLDILFEVIENSKEEEFMKDCWVWLYRGAWQEWDIHDIEMAVPLSPDEVLKKRKAIFFHQSQKDNVMFQGDDTREFWVRAEERNKDTAKKYHALGLTDYAGIEAFKKYYF, from the coding sequence ATGATTACTAAAGTTGAATTAAAGAGGGTTAAAGATATTAGTTATAAGGAAGCCGGAATTTATGAAAACACCAAGTTTGAAAAAATTCACAATGTTATATTCAAAAACTCAGATTATGCATCTATAGTAATTGCTCAGGAAATAGCTGCATTAATAAAAGAAAAACAAGCAAAAGAGAACTATTGTGTTTTAGGACTAGCTACAGGTTCATCTCCTATTAAGGTTTACGAAGAATTAGTTCGACTTCATAAAGAAGACAATCTAAGCTTTGCTAATGTTATCGTATTCAATTTGGATGAATACTACCCTATGGAAAGAACAGATGTGCAAAGCTATCATTACTTTATGCATGAACACCTATTTAATCATATAGATATTTTGCCAGAAAATATCCATATACCAGATGGTATGGTGTCACAAAAAGATCTTCATCAATATTGTATAGATTATGAGTTGAAAATAAATGCTGTTGGAGGTTTAGATTTTCAGTTATTAGGAATCGGAAGAACGGGGCATATTGGATTTAATGAACCTGGTTCGCATCCAAATTCAGGAACACGAATTATCACATTAAATCACATCACCCGATCTGATGCTGCTGAAGCTTTTTTTGGCGTAGAAAACGTCCCAAAAAGAGCGATTACCATGGGAATAGGAACCATAAAGAAAGCTAAGCGAATAGTGATCATGGCCTTTGGGCATAAAAAAGCACCTGTTGTAAAAGAAGCAATAGAAGGAGCCGTAAAATCTGATATTCCTGCATCGTACCTACAAGAACATAAAAATACCACTTTTGTATTGGATCAGGAAGCAGCAGGAGAATTAACCAGAATTAAAACTCCCTGGTTAGTAGAATCTTGTATATGGGATGAAAAAATCAAAAATAAGTCAATCGCCTGGTTAAGTCAGAAAGTACAAAAACCAATACTGAAACTTACCGATAAAGATTATAATGACAACGGAATGTCTGGATTGTTAGCAGAAAAAGGATCAGCCTATGATCTTAATATCGATATGTTTAATAAACTACAATCTACCATTACTGGATGGCCAGGTGGTAAGCCAAATGCAGATGACACTTACCGGCCAGAACGTAATACACCTCATAAAAAAAGAGTTTTGATTCTTAGCCCTCACCCAGATGATGATGTAATATCAATGGGAGGTACTTTTCTTCGCTTGATCGAACAAAAACATGAGGTACATGTAGCGTATCAAACCTCGGGGAATATAGCAGTATCTGACGAAGAAGCCATTAAATATGCAGAGGTTGCTAAAAGTATGTCATTAGAAAATGTAGGAAGTGTAAATATTGATGCTATCATTACCGAACTTAAAAAGAAAAAGGAGAATGCTATTGATGCTATAGCGATTAGAACCCTTAAAGGGCTTATAAGAAGAGTAGAATCATTAGGAGCGACTCGTTTTTTTGGGTTACCTGATACTCATGTGAGTTTTTTGGATTTACCATTCTATGAAACCGGAACGGTAAAAAAGAAGCCTTATGATAAGAAAGATATAACCATTCTTACCAAGTTAATACGAGATATAAAACCGCATCAAATATATGCCGCAGGAGATTTGGCAGACCCTCATGGTACCCATAAAGTCTGTTTGGATATATTGTTTGAAGTAATAGAAAATAGTAAGGAAGAGGAGTTTATGAAAGATTGTTGGGTATGGTTATATCGTGGTGCATGGCAAGAATGGGATATCCATGATATCGAAATGGCTGTTCCTCTAAGTCCTGATGAGGTGCTTAAAAAACGAAAAGCAATATTTTTTCATCAATCTCAAAAAGATAATGTAATGTTTCAAGGAGATGATACCAGAGAATTTTGGGTAAGAGCAGAAGAACGTAATAAAGATACCGCAAAGAAATATCATGCACTGGGATTGACAGACTATGCTGGGATCGAAGCTTTTAAAAAGTATTATTTTTAA